In a genomic window of Drosophila takahashii strain IR98-3 E-12201 chromosome 3L, DtakHiC1v2, whole genome shotgun sequence:
- the lama gene encoding putative phospholipase B-like lamina ancestor produces the protein MLKVVGASWQKTRIGTYILIGAGLLVIGAFFIGYMERPEYDGTYCATALWTKQVGFQIENWKQQNDLVNIPTGVGRICYKDSVYENGWAQIEVETQRTYPDWVQAYAAGMLEGSLTWRNIYNQWSNTISSSCERDEGTKKFCHWLRELLTSNYDRLKRQTVKAENDHYWHQLHLFITQLEGLETGYKRGASRARSDLEEEIPFSDFLLMNAAADIQDLKIYYENYVLPNNTEHAEESGTDQPKNFFLPSASMLTKIVQQEESPQALQLLFGHSTAGSYSSMLRIQKRYKFHYHFSPKLRSNTVPGVDITFTGYPGILGSTDDFYTIKGRHLHAIVGGVGIKNENLQLWKSVDLKQMVPLVGRVMAANRISQNRQTWAAAMTRHSLTGAKQWITVDLNKMKVQDNLYNVLETDDKHDDAAVTVNEKDRTAIQQRHDQLKDMVWIAEQLPGTMAIKDVTQEFLVPGNSSWLANGVPYFKKVLESSGVSTSEDQQQLSSSDEEELTSLAAVDKYLRTHGFRGDLLGSQESIAYGNIDLKLFSYNARLGITDFHAFAGPVFLRFQHVQPRAAEDGGENSGQNGIQPSSLVDERLSVSIEDADSSRLAEMELITERRPVRNDMRAIAMRKIGSGPFRWSSMSPVEEGGGHEGHPDEWNFDKVSPKWAW, from the exons ATGTTGAAAGTCGTTGGTGCATCGTGGCAAAAAACGCGGATAGGGACCTACATCCTAATCGGTGCTGGTCTCTTGGTCATCGGAGCCTTCTTCATTGGTTATATGGAACGCCCGGAGTACGATGGCACCTACTGTGCCACCGCCCTGTGGACCAAGCAGGTGGGCTTCCAAATCGAAAACTGGAAGCAGCAGAACGATCTGGTCAACATTCCCACCGGCGTGGGCAGGATTTGCTACAAGGATTCGGTTTATGAGAATGG ATGGGCTCAAATCGAGGTGGAGACCCAACGAACCTACCCAGATTGGGTGCAGGCCTATGCAGCTGGAATGCTGGAGGGTTCGCTGACCTGGAGGAACATCTACAATCAGTGGTCCAA TACAATTTCGTCTTCCTGCGAGCGGGACGAAGGCACCAAGAAATTCTGTCACTGGCTGAGGGAACTCCTCACCTCCAACTACGATCGCTTGAAGCGGCAGACTGTGAAGGCTGAAAACGATCACTATTGGCATCAATTGCATCTGTTCATCACCCAGTTGGAGGGCCTGGAGACAGGCTACAAACGTGGGGCATCTCGAGCTCGTTCCGATTTGGAGGAGGAGATACCCTTCTCCGATTTCCTGCTAATGAACGCAGCGGCTGATATCCAGGATCTAAAGATTTACTACGAGAACTATGTGCTGCCGAATAATACGGAACATGCTGAGGAATCTGGCACCGATCAGCCAAAGAACTTCTTCCTCCCAAGTGCCTCCATGCTAACGAAGATCGTGCAGCAGGAGGAGTCGCCACAGGCACTGCAACTTCTCTTTGGTCATTCTACCGCGGGTAGCTACTCCTCGATGTTGAGGATCCAGAAGCGCTACAAGTTTCACTACCACTTCTCGCCGAAGCTAAGGAGCAACACGGTGCCTGGAGTGGATATAACCTTCACGGGTTATCCCGGAATTCTCGGCTCCACCGATGATTTCTACACCATCAAGGGTCGTCATCTGCACGCCATTGTCGGCGGCGTTGGCATCAAGAACGAGAATCTGCAGCTGTGGAAGTCGGTGGATCTCAAGCAGATGGTTCCTCTGGTGGGTCGTGTGATGGCTGCCAATAGGATATCCCAGAACCGACAAACCTGGGCCGCTGCAATGACCAGGCATTCGTTAACCGGAGCCAAGCAGTGGATCACCGTGGATCTGAACAAGATGAAGGTGCAGGATAATCTGTACAATGTTCTCGAGACCGATGACAAGCATGACGATGCTGCAGTGACGGTGAATGAGAAGGATAGGACGGCGATTCAACAGCGTCACGATCAGCTGAAGGATATGGTGTGGATTGCGGAGCAACTCCCGGGAACGATGGCCATAAAGGATGTGACGCAGGAGTTTCTGGTGCCGGGCAACTCATCGTGGCTGGCCAACGGGGTGCCCTACTTCAAGAAGGTGCTGGAATCGAGTGGTGTGAGCACCAGCGAGGATCAACAACAGCTCTCCTCTTCGGATGAGGAGGAGCTGACCAGTCTGGCAGCCGTTGATAAATATCTACGCACCCATGGCTTCCGTGGCGATCTGCTGGGCAGCCAGGAGTCGATTGCCTATGGCAACATAGATCTCAAATTGTTCTCCTACAATGCGAGATTGGGTATCACCGATTTTCATGCCTTCGCCGGGCCCGTCTTCTTACGTTTCCAACATGTTCAGCCCAGAGCAGCTGAGGATGGGGGCGAAAATAGTGGTCAGAATGGTATTCAACCCTCCTCCCTGGTCGACGAAAGACTCAGTGTGAGCATCGAGGATGCGGATAGCAGTCGCCTGGCCGAAATGGAACTCATTACGGAACGGCGACCGGTGCGAAATGATATGAGGGCCATTGCCATGCGAAAGATCGGCAGCGGACCCTTCAGGTGGTCCAGCATGAGTCCCGTGGAGGAGGGCGGCGGCCACGAGGGACATCCTGATGAGTGGAACTTTGACAAGGTCTCCCCCAAGTGGGCGTGGTAG
- the LOC123003068 gene encoding uncharacterized protein yields MNHSAKALNSVATEISTSCSSSTFTIHPQNHLHTGHLIAHRLGHSYAARADHNYLG; encoded by the coding sequence ATGAACCACTCGGCCAAGGCGCTCAACAGCGTGGCCACCGAGATCAgcacctcctgctcctccagcaCCTTCACCATCCATCCACAGAACCACCTGCACACTGGCCACCTGATTGCCCACCGCCTTGGACACTCCTACGCAGCCCGTGCCGATCACAATTATCTGGGTTAA